A window of the Streptomyces sp. NBC_00250 genome harbors these coding sequences:
- a CDS encoding metal-sensitive transcriptional regulator, whose protein sequence is MELDLAGAELKAVLNRLRRAQGQISGVIRMIEEGRDCEEVVTQLAAASRALDRAGFAIIATGLQQCLTDVEDARRNGEDRDAMRKRLEKLFLSLA, encoded by the coding sequence GTGGAACTGGATCTCGCTGGTGCGGAGCTCAAGGCGGTACTGAACCGGCTGCGCCGGGCCCAGGGCCAGATCTCGGGCGTGATCCGCATGATCGAGGAAGGCCGGGACTGCGAGGAGGTCGTGACCCAGCTGGCCGCCGCCTCCCGGGCCCTCGACCGAGCCGGGTTCGCGATCATCGCGACCGGACTCCAGCAGTGCCTGACCGACGTCGAGGACGCCCGCCGGAACGGTGAGGACCGTGACGCGATGCGGAAGCGACTGGAGAAGCTCTTCCTGTCGCTGGCGTAG
- a CDS encoding GNAT family N-acetyltransferase, protein MDIGTLDIRQVTAPEDVSPELRHELVDCWIEVTNAGGAAGFPFPPIDARLAAPAVDSLVAGLAPGTSRLVVASLDDELVGWLNVRRDPFELIAHWGTLHHVQTRTGLRGLGIGAALLRRVREIARDEMGLEQLRLAARGGVGLETFYGRLGWKEIGRWPGALRLAPGDDRDEVLMVLAPL, encoded by the coding sequence GTGGATATCGGAACACTCGACATACGACAGGTCACGGCTCCGGAGGACGTCTCCCCCGAGCTGCGGCACGAACTCGTCGACTGTTGGATCGAGGTGACCAACGCCGGTGGTGCGGCCGGTTTCCCCTTCCCTCCCATCGACGCGCGCCTGGCCGCCCCCGCGGTCGACTCCCTCGTCGCGGGCCTTGCCCCGGGGACGAGCCGCCTCGTGGTCGCCTCGCTCGACGACGAACTCGTCGGGTGGCTGAACGTCCGCCGCGACCCCTTCGAACTCATCGCGCACTGGGGGACGCTGCACCATGTCCAGACGCGGACGGGTCTGCGGGGCCTCGGCATCGGGGCCGCTCTCCTGCGTCGCGTACGGGAGATCGCCCGCGACGAGATGGGTCTTGAGCAGCTCCGTCTCGCCGCGCGCGGCGGCGTCGGCCTGGAGACGTTCTACGGACGCCTCGGCTGGAAGGAGATCGGCCGTTGGCCGGGCGCCCTTCGCCTGGCCCCCGGGGACGATCGGGACGAGGTCCTGATGGTCCTGGCCCCGCTCTGA
- a CDS encoding winged helix DNA-binding domain-containing protein has translation MGETRARTIGAAERRARLGVRHRLARGARAGSAEEVAGSLVALHGTDPASVFLAVGARLTEKVGPVADVERALYEDRSLVRMHGMRHTVFVFPSALAPAVQASTTGPAAVRERTTLLKHLADGSTFDAEWLAETERLVLAELAVRGEATGTELGGAVPRLRSTYVYGKGTRQEGVQSVASRVLRVLGMEGRIVRGRPQGTWTSSRFRWAPAVPHSASDSVLDPAEARAELIRGWLGACGPATEADLKWWTGWKVTDVRGALAAVGAVPVTLDEGTGYVLPDDLDPVTDRDPGPWAALLPALDPTPMGWQARDWYLDPEHRAALYDRSGNIGPTVWWDGRIVGGWAQRPDGEIVHRLLTDVGAAAERAIGAETERLAGWIGGGVGGGVGVGSPSDSGSPSDSGAEAGSDSGAGGVRVTPRFRTPLERELSG, from the coding sequence ATGGGTGAGACGAGGGCGAGGACGATCGGGGCCGCCGAGCGCAGGGCGCGGCTCGGAGTGCGGCACCGGCTGGCGCGGGGCGCGCGGGCCGGGTCGGCGGAGGAGGTCGCGGGCTCGCTCGTGGCACTGCACGGGACGGACCCGGCGAGTGTGTTCCTCGCGGTGGGGGCGCGGCTGACCGAGAAGGTCGGGCCGGTGGCGGACGTCGAGCGGGCGCTGTACGAGGACCGGTCGCTGGTCCGGATGCACGGCATGCGGCACACGGTCTTCGTCTTCCCCTCCGCGCTGGCCCCCGCCGTACAGGCCTCGACGACCGGACCGGCCGCGGTCCGCGAACGCACCACGCTCCTCAAGCACTTGGCGGACGGCAGCACCTTCGACGCGGAGTGGCTGGCGGAGACCGAGCGGCTCGTTCTGGCCGAGCTGGCCGTGCGGGGCGAGGCCACCGGAACCGAACTCGGTGGAGCGGTACCGCGGTTGAGATCGACGTATGTGTACGGGAAGGGCACCCGCCAGGAGGGTGTCCAGTCCGTCGCGAGCCGGGTGCTGCGGGTGCTCGGCATGGAGGGGCGGATCGTACGGGGCCGGCCGCAGGGCACCTGGACGTCGAGCCGGTTTCGCTGGGCGCCCGCTGTTCCCCACTCCGCTTCCGACTCCGTTCTCGATCCGGCGGAGGCGCGGGCGGAGCTGATCCGGGGGTGGCTCGGGGCGTGCGGGCCGGCGACCGAGGCGGATCTGAAGTGGTGGACGGGGTGGAAGGTGACGGATGTCCGCGGGGCGCTCGCCGCCGTCGGGGCGGTGCCGGTGACGCTCGACGAGGGGACCGGGTACGTCCTGCCGGACGACCTCGACCCCGTGACGGACCGGGATCCGGGTCCTTGGGCGGCGTTGCTGCCCGCGCTCGATCCGACGCCGATGGGGTGGCAGGCCCGGGACTGGTACCTGGACCCGGAGCACCGGGCGGCGCTGTACGACCGCAGCGGGAACATCGGGCCGACGGTGTGGTGGGACGGCCGGATCGTCGGCGGCTGGGCGCAGCGCCCGGACGGCGAGATCGTCCACCGGCTCCTGACGGACGTGGGGGCGGCGGCGGAGCGGGCGATCGGGGCGGAGACGGAGCGGCTGGCGGGCTGGATCGGGGGCGGGGTCGGGGGCGGGGTCGGGGTCGGGTCCCCTTCCGATTCCGGGTCTCCTTCCGATTCCGGGGCCGAAGCCGGCTCCGATTCCGGGGCCGGGGGCGTACGGGTGACGCCTCGTTTCCGTACGCCGCTGGAGCGCGAGCTGAGCGGCTGA
- a CDS encoding MarC family protein — translation MNAFSYSAAFITFFSVVGPPKVLLAFAGLAQVHSVSQLRTIALISSGAAVLVGLVVGITAPWLLNVFHISTPALQLAGGLIFFVYAVGLVLGLHLGSSTTHQDAPDLVSGVRDLLMPYVVSPLAMTAVLIEAAARNSFTWRSTVVGSYVSVIALDLICVLLLARVLRRTHHATIELLGRLLGLLLAAVGVDLVLDGLSDLGVPGLYLRH, via the coding sequence GTGAACGCCTTCAGCTACTCCGCCGCCTTCATCACCTTCTTCTCCGTCGTCGGCCCCCCGAAGGTCCTCCTCGCCTTCGCCGGCCTCGCCCAGGTCCACTCCGTGAGCCAGCTGCGGACCATCGCCCTGATCTCCTCGGGCGCGGCCGTCCTCGTGGGCCTGGTCGTCGGCATCACCGCCCCCTGGCTGCTGAACGTCTTCCACATCAGCACCCCCGCGCTCCAGCTCGCGGGCGGCCTCATCTTCTTCGTCTACGCCGTCGGGCTCGTCCTCGGTCTCCACCTCGGCTCCAGCACCACCCACCAGGACGCCCCCGACCTGGTCAGCGGCGTGCGCGACCTGCTCATGCCGTACGTCGTGAGCCCGCTCGCCATGACCGCCGTGCTCATCGAGGCGGCCGCCCGCAACTCCTTCACCTGGCGCTCGACCGTCGTCGGCTCGTACGTGTCCGTCATCGCGCTCGACCTGATCTGCGTCCTGCTCCTCGCCCGCGTCCTGCGCCGCACCCACCACGCCACGATCGAGCTCCTCGGCCGTCTCCTGGGCCTGCTGCTCGCCGCCGTCGGCGTCGACCTGGTCCTCGACGGCCTCTCCGACCTGGGCGTCCCGGGCCTGTACCTGCGCCACTGA
- a CDS encoding excinuclease ABC subunit UvrA, giving the protein MNHPVNHPVAADSHHVIQVRGARENNLRNVDVDLPKRRLTVFTGVSGSGKSSLVFGTIAAESQRLINETYSAFLQSFMPSLARPDVDGLHNLSAAIVVDQERMGANSRSTVGTATDAYTMLRIVFSRLGTPHVGTSGAFSFNLPEGMCPRCEGTGQISDIDVDELVDRTKSLNEGAITVPGYAVDSWMWQVMAHSGFYDPDKKLADFTDQEWEDFLHKPSCKVKVGTNNFTYEGLVVKLQRTVLAKDREAMQAHIRAFVDRAVGFRTCPECEGARLTRAALSSRIDGVNIAECSAMQISDLAAFVRRIEDPSVAPLLAGLRELLDSLVEIGLGYLSLDRSSGTLSGGEAQRVKMVRHLGSPLTDVTYVFDEPTTGLHPHDVRRMNDLLLRLRDKGNTVLVVEHKPEVIEIADHVVDLGPRAGTAGGEICYSGNVPGLRTSGTLTGNHLAHRAKLRTEVRVPSGALSITGATQHNLKDVSVEIPSGVLTVVTGVAGSGKSSLIHGNLPGREGVVVADQSPIRGSRRSNPATYTGLLGPIRTAFAKANGVKPALFSANSEGACPRCNGLGLVYTDLAIAAGVASVCEECEGKRFTPEVLTYRLNGKNIHEVLSLSIEEAYDFFTTKSQARTILGRLKDVGLGYLRLGQPLNTLSGGERQRLKLAIHMAEKGAVYVLDEPTTGLHLADVDKLLALLDRLVEAGNTVVVIEHHQAVMAHADWLIDLGPGAGHDGGLIVFEGTPAELVEKGDTLTARHLREYVGG; this is encoded by the coding sequence ATGAACCACCCGGTGAACCACCCCGTCGCAGCGGACAGCCACCACGTCATCCAGGTCCGCGGGGCCCGGGAGAACAACCTCAGGAACGTCGACGTCGACCTCCCCAAGCGCCGCCTCACCGTCTTCACCGGGGTCTCCGGCTCCGGGAAGTCCTCCCTCGTCTTCGGCACCATCGCCGCCGAGTCGCAGCGGCTGATCAACGAGACGTACAGCGCCTTCCTGCAGTCCTTCATGCCGTCCCTCGCCCGCCCCGACGTCGACGGACTGCACAACCTGAGCGCCGCGATCGTCGTCGACCAGGAGCGGATGGGCGCCAACTCGCGCTCCACCGTGGGCACCGCCACCGACGCGTACACGATGCTGCGGATCGTCTTCAGCCGCCTCGGCACCCCCCACGTCGGCACCTCGGGCGCCTTCAGCTTCAACCTGCCCGAGGGCATGTGCCCGCGCTGCGAGGGCACCGGCCAGATCTCCGACATCGACGTCGACGAACTCGTCGACCGCACCAAGTCCCTCAACGAGGGCGCCATCACCGTGCCGGGCTACGCCGTCGACTCCTGGATGTGGCAGGTCATGGCCCACTCCGGTTTCTACGACCCCGACAAGAAGCTCGCGGACTTCACCGACCAGGAGTGGGAGGACTTCCTCCACAAGCCGTCCTGCAAGGTGAAGGTCGGCACCAACAACTTCACCTACGAGGGCCTCGTGGTGAAGCTCCAGCGGACCGTCCTCGCCAAGGACCGGGAGGCCATGCAGGCCCACATCCGCGCCTTCGTCGACCGGGCCGTCGGCTTCCGCACCTGCCCCGAGTGCGAGGGCGCCCGGCTCACCCGGGCCGCGCTGTCCTCCCGTATCGACGGGGTGAACATCGCCGAGTGCTCGGCGATGCAGATCAGCGACCTCGCCGCGTTCGTCCGCCGGATCGAGGACCCCTCGGTCGCCCCGCTCCTCGCCGGCCTGCGCGAACTCCTCGACTCGCTCGTCGAGATCGGCCTCGGCTACCTCTCCCTCGACCGGTCCTCCGGCACGCTCTCCGGCGGCGAGGCCCAGCGCGTGAAGATGGTCCGCCACCTCGGCTCCCCGCTGACCGACGTCACGTACGTGTTCGACGAGCCGACCACCGGGCTGCACCCGCACGACGTCCGGCGCATGAACGACCTGCTCCTGCGGCTGCGCGACAAGGGCAACACCGTACTCGTCGTCGAGCACAAGCCCGAGGTCATCGAGATCGCCGACCACGTCGTCGACCTCGGTCCGCGCGCCGGCACCGCGGGCGGCGAGATCTGTTACAGCGGAAACGTTCCCGGCCTGCGCACCTCCGGCACCCTCACCGGGAACCACCTCGCGCACCGGGCGAAGCTCCGCACGGAGGTACGCGTCCCCAGCGGCGCCCTGAGCATCACCGGCGCCACGCAGCACAACCTCAAGGACGTGAGCGTCGAGATCCCGTCCGGGGTCCTGACCGTGGTCACGGGTGTGGCGGGCTCCGGCAAGTCCTCCCTCATCCACGGCAACCTGCCGGGCCGCGAGGGGGTCGTCGTCGCCGACCAGTCCCCCATCCGGGGCTCGCGCCGCTCGAACCCGGCGACCTACACCGGGCTCCTCGGCCCGATCCGTACGGCCTTCGCCAAGGCCAACGGCGTCAAGCCGGCCCTCTTCAGCGCCAATTCGGAGGGCGCCTGCCCCCGCTGCAACGGCCTCGGGCTCGTCTACACCGACCTGGCCATCGCGGCGGGCGTCGCCTCGGTCTGCGAGGAGTGCGAGGGCAAGCGGTTCACGCCCGAGGTCCTCACGTACCGGCTGAACGGCAAGAACATCCACGAGGTCCTGTCGCTGTCGATCGAGGAGGCGTACGACTTCTTCACCACCAAGAGCCAGGCCCGCACGATCCTCGGCCGCCTCAAGGACGTCGGTCTCGGCTACCTCCGCCTCGGCCAGCCCCTCAACACGCTGTCCGGCGGCGAACGCCAGCGCCTCAAGCTCGCCATCCACATGGCGGAGAAGGGCGCCGTCTACGTCCTCGACGAGCCGACCACCGGCCTCCACCTGGCCGACGTCGACAAGCTCCTCGCCCTCCTCGACCGGCTCGTCGAGGCCGGCAACACGGTCGTCGTGATCGAGCACCACCAGGCCGTCATGGCCCACGCCGACTGGCTGATCGACCTCGGTCCGGGCGCAGGACACGACGGCGGCCTGATCGTCTTCGAGGGCACGCCCGCCGAACTGGTGGAGAAGGGAGACACCCTGACGGCCCGCCATCTGAGGGAGTACGTGGGCGGCTGA
- a CDS encoding TetR/AcrR family transcriptional regulator C-terminal domain-containing protein, whose product MVAAKGNDSSGAGDPARTLELLWRDGSAAPAGRRGPRQGLTVDAVVEAALALADGGGLAALTMRAVAQHLGVTPMTLYTYVPGKAELLDLMLDSVFLRMDRPPFRLDEPWRARVTAVADANRALHLRHPWLVELRIVRAPLGPGVMTKYEYELAAFEGLGLDDVARDSALTYVLGFVQSGARAELDARAEERESAMSDGEWWEAHEPLLARALDESRFPLARRVGEAAAIAYDGLYDAEHAYRFGLARVLDGLVALGSRAV is encoded by the coding sequence ATGGTGGCGGCGAAGGGGAACGACAGCAGCGGCGCGGGCGACCCGGCGCGCACCCTGGAACTCCTCTGGCGCGACGGCTCGGCCGCTCCGGCGGGGCGCCGCGGCCCCCGGCAGGGCCTCACGGTCGACGCGGTCGTCGAGGCCGCCCTCGCCCTCGCGGACGGCGGCGGGCTCGCCGCGCTGACCATGCGCGCGGTGGCCCAGCACCTCGGAGTGACCCCGATGACGCTCTACACCTACGTCCCCGGCAAGGCGGAGCTCCTCGACCTCATGCTGGACAGCGTCTTCCTGCGGATGGACCGGCCGCCGTTCCGCCTCGACGAGCCCTGGCGGGCCCGCGTCACCGCGGTCGCGGACGCGAACCGGGCCCTGCACCTGCGCCACCCGTGGCTGGTCGAACTCCGCATCGTGCGCGCCCCGTTGGGGCCCGGCGTGATGACCAAGTACGAGTACGAGCTCGCGGCCTTCGAGGGGCTCGGCCTCGACGACGTGGCCCGTGACTCGGCGCTGACGTACGTCCTCGGTTTCGTGCAGTCCGGCGCGCGGGCGGAGCTCGACGCGCGGGCCGAGGAGCGGGAGAGCGCGATGTCGGACGGGGAGTGGTGGGAGGCCCACGAGCCGCTGCTCGCCCGGGCGTTGGACGAGTCGCGGTTCCCGCTGGCGCGGCGGGTGGGGGAGGCGGCGGCGATCGCGTACGACGGGCTGTACGACGCGGAACACGCGTACCGCTTCGGTCTGGCGCGGGTGCTGGACGGGCTGGTGGCGCTGGGCTCGCGCGCCGTCTAG
- a CDS encoding TetR/AcrR family transcriptional regulator, translating into MSTENPQAGGTAAAPLLGLLPTVDAPAPERADAARNRRKILDAAARIIAEDGPEAVTMNQVAHASGIGVGTVYRRFGDVSQLLWALLDDRERQFQEAYMSGPPPLGPGAPAEVRLDAFLDALVDRVGEQRSLLLAAHTAAPRARYHSGAYRVMHTHVALLIGRLKPGSDSTLLAHLLLSSFSPDVMHHLAVEQELSADRLKAGVRELLRLRA; encoded by the coding sequence ATGAGCACGGAGAATCCGCAGGCCGGAGGCACGGCGGCCGCGCCGCTGCTCGGACTGCTCCCCACCGTCGACGCCCCCGCGCCGGAACGCGCCGACGCGGCCCGCAACCGCCGCAAGATCCTCGACGCGGCGGCCCGGATCATCGCCGAGGACGGCCCCGAGGCCGTCACCATGAACCAGGTCGCCCACGCCAGCGGCATCGGCGTCGGCACCGTCTACCGTCGCTTCGGCGACGTCTCCCAGCTCCTGTGGGCGCTCCTCGACGACCGCGAGCGCCAGTTCCAGGAGGCGTACATGAGCGGCCCGCCGCCGCTCGGACCCGGCGCCCCGGCCGAGGTGCGGCTCGACGCCTTCCTCGACGCGCTCGTCGACCGCGTCGGCGAGCAGCGCTCGCTCCTGCTCGCCGCGCACACCGCCGCACCCCGCGCCCGCTACCACAGCGGCGCGTACCGGGTGATGCACACCCATGTGGCCCTGCTCATCGGACGGCTCAAGCCCGGGTCCGACAGCACGCTCCTCGCGCACCTGCTGCTCTCGTCGTTCTCGCCGGACGTCATGCACCACCTGGCCGTCGAGCAGGAACTGTCGGCCGATCGCCTCAAGGCGGGGGTACGGGAACTGCTCCGACTGCGGGCCTGA
- a CDS encoding RBBP9/YdeN family alpha/beta hydrolase, protein MTTYLILHGYENHRPPGHWQHWLAGELRARGHEVRYPQLPEPDAPVLADWLAALDEHGKRPAEGEFVVLAHSLSVLLWLRAGARRPLADRVLLVAPPSPPVTASIPGIAAFADGLDLTEPGLDARLVYGDGDPYCPEGADLHYGLPLGLDVDLVPDGKHLNPDSGYGEWPALLAWCEDPTVRIKGH, encoded by the coding sequence ATGACCACGTATCTGATCCTGCACGGTTACGAGAACCACCGCCCGCCCGGCCACTGGCAGCACTGGCTCGCCGGGGAGCTGCGGGCGCGCGGCCACGAGGTGCGCTACCCGCAGCTGCCCGAGCCGGACGCGCCCGTGCTCGCGGACTGGCTCGCCGCGCTCGACGAGCACGGGAAGCGGCCGGCCGAGGGCGAGTTCGTGGTCCTCGCGCACAGCCTGTCCGTGCTGCTGTGGCTGCGGGCGGGCGCCCGCAGGCCGCTCGCCGACCGGGTGCTGCTCGTCGCCCCGCCCTCGCCGCCGGTGACCGCCTCGATCCCCGGGATCGCCGCCTTCGCCGACGGGCTCGACCTGACCGAGCCGGGTCTCGACGCGCGCCTGGTGTACGGCGACGGCGACCCCTACTGCCCCGAGGGCGCCGACCTGCACTACGGCCTCCCGCTCGGCCTCGACGTGGACCTCGTACCGGACGGGAAGCACCTCAACCCCGATTCGGGGTACGGGGAGTGGCCCGCGCTCCTGGCATGGTGCGAGGACCCCACGGTGCGCATCAAGGGTCACTAA
- a CDS encoding TetR/AcrR family transcriptional regulator, whose translation MDAQPAPAAKPAPTGPRAARKRQAVVRAARDLFLREGFGVGMDAIAAEAGVSKVTVYNHFGSKEALFTAVVAGVLDEPLAGDGQTAGDGQTGGPDLARLVEADGPDRLKAALVEAGRAWGRAVRADAEGRALRTLVATELHRFPELGRAWRAHGPAGHHPAVADALRTLADRGLLDIPDLEVAVLQLYSLLVFPQMVFEQYGTELGEELGERLVVDGVEMFLRRYAAAPAPAPTPASAAAPAPASPPASEPAP comes from the coding sequence ATGGACGCCCAGCCCGCACCGGCCGCCAAGCCCGCCCCCACCGGCCCCCGCGCCGCCCGCAAGCGGCAGGCCGTCGTACGGGCCGCGCGCGACCTCTTCCTCCGCGAGGGCTTCGGCGTCGGCATGGACGCCATCGCCGCCGAGGCGGGCGTCTCCAAGGTCACCGTCTACAACCACTTCGGCAGCAAGGAAGCCCTCTTCACCGCCGTGGTCGCGGGTGTCCTCGACGAGCCCCTGGCCGGTGACGGACAGACGGCGGGTGACGGACAGACCGGCGGGCCCGATCTCGCGCGGCTCGTCGAAGCCGACGGGCCCGACCGGCTCAAGGCCGCGCTCGTCGAGGCCGGTCGCGCCTGGGGGCGGGCCGTCCGCGCCGACGCCGAGGGCCGCGCCCTGCGCACCCTCGTCGCCACCGAGCTCCACCGCTTCCCCGAGCTGGGCCGCGCCTGGCGCGCACACGGCCCGGCCGGCCACCACCCCGCCGTCGCGGACGCCCTGCGCACCCTCGCCGACCGCGGGCTCCTCGACATTCCCGACCTGGAGGTCGCCGTCCTCCAGCTCTACTCGCTGCTCGTCTTCCCGCAGATGGTGTTCGAGCAGTACGGGACGGAGCTCGGCGAGGAACTGGGCGAGCGGCTCGTCGTGGACGGGGTGGAGATGTTCCTCCGCCGGTACGCCGCCGCCCCCGCGCCCGCGCCCACTCCTGCTTCGGCAGCCGCCCCCGCGCCCGCCTCCCCGCCCGCTTCCGAGCCCGCACCCTGA
- the wrbA gene encoding NAD(P)H:quinone oxidoreductase, with product MSVKVAVIYYSATGSVHQLAQAVAEGAEKAGAEVRLRRVPELAPAAAIDSNPAWRAHVDATGDVEVATLEDLEWADAYALGSPTRFGNVAAQLKQYIDTTGGLWQQGVMADKPATAFTSAHNLHGGNESTLLALYNTFHHWGSVIVSPGFTDPAVYAAGGNPYGTAHPGANGAPEENVLAAARYQGRRLTTFAKRLKGLAVD from the coding sequence ATGTCCGTGAAGGTCGCCGTCATCTACTACTCGGCCACGGGTAGCGTCCACCAGCTCGCCCAGGCCGTCGCCGAAGGCGCCGAGAAGGCCGGTGCCGAGGTGCGTCTGCGCCGGGTGCCCGAGCTCGCCCCCGCCGCCGCGATCGACTCGAACCCGGCCTGGCGCGCGCATGTGGACGCCACCGGTGACGTGGAGGTCGCCACCCTTGAGGACCTGGAGTGGGCGGACGCGTACGCGCTCGGCTCCCCGACCCGCTTCGGCAACGTGGCCGCGCAGCTCAAGCAGTACATCGACACCACGGGCGGCCTCTGGCAGCAGGGCGTCATGGCGGACAAGCCCGCGACGGCCTTCACCAGCGCGCACAACCTGCACGGCGGCAACGAGTCGACGCTGCTCGCGCTCTACAACACCTTCCACCACTGGGGCTCGGTCATCGTCTCCCCCGGCTTCACCGACCCGGCGGTCTACGCGGCGGGCGGCAACCCGTACGGCACGGCGCACCCGGGTGCGAACGGCGCCCCGGAGGAGAACGTCCTCGCGGCCGCCCGCTACCAGGGGCGGCGCCTGACGACGTTCGCGAAGCGCCTGAAGGGCCTCGCGGTCGACTGA
- a CDS encoding YciI family protein, translating to MKYLVMVQGSQADYEAMVGRPTDSSPAWTKADLTAMFAHMNAINEELTANGEMIDGQGLTAPSSTRFVTVDGDGKPVVTDGPYAETKEVIAGYWLLDCASLERVTEIAAQVARCPQPAGAPEYAVVVRQVDERGPSQD from the coding sequence ATGAAGTATCTGGTGATGGTGCAGGGCAGCCAGGCCGACTACGAGGCCATGGTGGGCCGCCCCACCGACAGCAGCCCCGCCTGGACCAAGGCCGACCTCACGGCGATGTTCGCGCACATGAACGCGATCAACGAGGAACTGACGGCGAACGGCGAGATGATCGACGGCCAGGGCCTCACCGCCCCGTCCTCGACCCGGTTCGTGACCGTGGACGGCGACGGCAAGCCGGTCGTCACCGACGGCCCCTACGCGGAGACGAAGGAGGTCATCGCCGGCTACTGGCTGCTGGACTGCGCCTCTCTGGAACGCGTCACGGAAATCGCCGCCCAGGTGGCCCGCTGCCCCCAGCCGGCCGGCGCCCCGGAGTACGCGGTGGTCGTCCGCCAGGTCGACGAGAGGGGCCCGAGCCAGGACTGA
- a CDS encoding MFS transporter, with amino-acid sequence MPTDDTAPSPAHAHSEAHSEAPAPDHPQPDPRRWKALALICAAQFMLVLDVTVVNVALPALATDLDLGRTALTWVVTAYTLCFGGLMLLGGRLADALGARRVLLTGLALFTAASLTCGLAPNAGVLLGGRIAQGIGAALLSPAALALVTTMFHGRERPRALGVWAAIGGTGSAVGVLLGGALASGPGWPWIFYVNVPVGLAVLATLPRFVPATAKRTTVGGLDIPGALLVTTATGALVYALVTAGDSGWTSTATLLPLLGALVLYGAFAAAERRARTPLMDLRMFTRRPVVAGSLLMLVATALLISFFFLGSMQLQHVHHLDALRTGLLFLPVALTTAIGAHLGSRLVATAGPRACATGGLTIAALGCLPLVFLSPDSGPWTTLLPALATAAFGLGAVFVSATTTALGLIAPHEAGLASGIVNTFHELGGSIGVATVSTVALTATTPTPDGLTLAYTLCTLTAAATALAAPFLIPRGRPHLTGGPHGMH; translated from the coding sequence ATGCCCACCGACGACACCGCACCCTCCCCTGCCCACGCCCACTCCGAGGCCCACTCCGAGGCCCCTGCCCCTGACCACCCGCAGCCCGACCCGCGCCGCTGGAAGGCCCTTGCGCTGATCTGCGCGGCCCAGTTCATGCTGGTCCTCGACGTGACGGTGGTGAACGTCGCCCTACCGGCGCTCGCCACCGACCTCGACCTCGGACGCACCGCTCTGACCTGGGTCGTCACCGCGTACACGCTCTGCTTCGGCGGGCTGATGCTGCTCGGCGGACGGCTCGCCGACGCCCTCGGAGCGCGCCGCGTGCTCCTCACCGGACTGGCCCTCTTCACCGCCGCGTCCCTGACGTGCGGCCTCGCGCCGAACGCCGGCGTCCTGCTCGGCGGCCGCATCGCCCAGGGCATCGGCGCCGCGCTGCTCTCCCCGGCGGCACTCGCCCTGGTCACGACGATGTTCCACGGCCGCGAAAGGCCCAGGGCGCTCGGCGTCTGGGCAGCCATCGGCGGTACGGGCTCGGCGGTGGGCGTCCTGCTCGGCGGCGCGCTCGCCTCGGGCCCGGGCTGGCCGTGGATCTTCTACGTCAACGTCCCGGTGGGCCTCGCGGTCCTGGCGACCCTCCCGAGGTTCGTACCGGCGACGGCGAAGCGCACCACGGTGGGCGGCCTGGACATCCCGGGAGCCCTGCTCGTCACGACGGCGACCGGCGCACTCGTCTACGCCCTGGTCACGGCGGGCGACTCCGGCTGGACGTCGACGGCGACCCTGCTGCCCCTCCTGGGGGCGCTCGTGCTCTACGGGGCTTTCGCGGCGGCCGAGCGAAGGGCCCGCACGCCACTGATGGACCTGCGGATGTTCACCCGGCGACCGGTCGTCGCGGGCTCGCTGCTCATGCTGGTGGCGACGGCGCTCCTGATCTCGTTCTTCTTCCTGGGCTCGATGCAGCTCCAGCACGTCCACCACCTCGACGCCCTCCGCACCGGCCTGCTCTTCCTCCCGGTGGCACTCACCACGGCGATCGGCGCCCACCTGGGCTCGCGGCTGGTGGCCACGGCGGGCCCGCGCGCCTGCGCGACGGGCGGCCTGACGATCGCGGCCCTGGGCTGCCTGCCGCTGGTGTTCCTCAGCCCCGACTCCGGCCCGTGGACCACTCTCCTCCCGGCCCTGGCGACGGCGGCGTTCGGCCTCGGCGCGGTCTTCGTCTCGGCGACGACCACGGCCCTGGGCCTGATCGCCCCGCACGAGGCGGGCCTCGCCTCCGGCATCGTGAACACCTTCCACGAGCTGGGCGGCTCCATCGGCGTGGCGACCGTCTCCACCGTCGCACTGACCGCCACGACCCCCACCCCCGACGGCCTCACCCTCGCCTACACCCTCTGCACCCTCACCGCGGCAGCCACAGCCCTGGCCGCCCCGTTCCTCATCCCCCGAGGCCGCCCCCACCTGACGGGCGGCCCGCACGGGATGCACTGA